A genome region from Excalfactoria chinensis isolate bCotChi1 chromosome 26, bCotChi1.hap2, whole genome shotgun sequence includes the following:
- the SLC5A5 gene encoding sodium/iodide cotransporter isoform X1, producing MGAVPTPPEMWAPDPLTFTLWDYGVFGLMLLISTAIGLFHGLSKGGQKTSEDFFMGGRRMAAIPVGLSLSASFMSAIQVLGVPAEAYRYGSKFLWMCLGQLLNTLLTAYLFLPVFYRLGLTSTYEYLERRFGRSVRLCGTLQYVVATTLYTGIVIYAPALILNQVTGLDIWASLLSTGAICTFYTTIGGMKAVIWTDVFQVFVMLSGFLAVIIRGLLLLGGPSKALAIATNGSRVNFGDFDLDPRSRYTFWTFLLGGTLVWLSMYGVNQAQVQRYVACKSEREARIALLVNQVGLFCIVSSAVACGLVMFVLYKDCDPLLAGHISAPDQYMPYLVLDIFQTSPGVPGLFLACAYSGTLSTASTSINAMAAVTVEDLVKPQLPTLSPRRLMLISKGLSLFYGTACITVAALASLLGAACCRALHRHGGDQRPIAWSLHTGHVCSSVQHSWCVRGSEHRPHALAMGGSGWQPLSSPC from the exons ATGGGGGCCGTCCCCACACCACCGGAGATGTGGGCACCGGATCCCCTCACCTTCACCCTCTGGGATTACGGCGTCTTTGGGTTGATGCTGCTCATCTCCACGGCCATCGGGCTGTTCCACGGGCTGTCTAAAGGTGGCCAGAAGACCTCAGAGGATTTCTTTATGGGCGGCCGGCGCATGGCAGCAATACCAGTGGGGCTCTCGTTGTCGGCCAGCTTCATGTCAGCCATCCAAGTGCTGGGGGTGCCAGCAGAGGCGTATCGCTACGGCTCCAAGTTCCTCTGGATGTGCCTGGGGCAGCTGCTCAACACTCTGCTCACTGCTTACCTCTTCTTGCCCGTCTTCTACCGCCTGGGGCTCACCAGCACCTACGAG TACCTGGAGAGGAGGTTCGGACGGAGCGTGAGGCTCTGTGGGACCCTGCAGTATGTGGTGGCTACG ACGCTGTACACAGGGATCGTCATCTATGCCCCTGCCCTGATCCTCAATCAAG TGACTGGTCTGGACATCTGGGCATCCCTGCTCTCCACTGGAGCCATCTGCACCTTTTACACCACTATA GGAGGGATGAAGGCTGTCATCTGGACCGACGTCTTCCAGGTCTTCGTTATGCTCTCTGGGTTCCTTGCTGTCATCATCcgggggctgctgctgctggggggtcCCTCCAAGGCACTGGCCATTGCCACCAATGGATCCAGGGTGAACTTTGGAGA CTTTGACCTCGACCCCCGGAGCCGTTACACCTTCTGGACCTTCCTGCTGGGCGGCACGTTGGTCTGGCTCTCCATGTACGGCGTGAACCAGGCTCAGGTCCAGCGCTACGTGGCCTGCAAGAGCGAGAGGGAGGCGAGGAT AGCGCTGCTGGTCAATCAAGTGGGGCTCTTCTGCATCGTCTCCAGCGCGGTGGCCTGTGGCCTTGTGATGTTTGTGCTCTACAAGGACTGTGACCCCCTCCTGGCCGGCCACATCTCAGCCCCTGACCAA TACATGCCCTACCTGGTCCTCGACATCTTCCAGACGTCTCCTGGGGTACCTGGACTGTTCTTGGCCTGTGCCTACAGCGGGACCCTGAG caccGCCTCCACCAGCATCAACGCCATGGCAGCCGTCACTGTGGAGGACCTGGTGAAGCCCCAGCTGCCCACGCTGTCACCACGGAGGCTGATGTTGATCTCCAAGGGGTTGT CACTGTTCTATGGCACTGCCTGCATCACGGTGGCTGCGCTGGCTTCACTGCTGGGTGCGGCGTGCTGCAG GGCTCTTCACCGTCATGGGGGTGATCAGCGGCCCATTGCTTGGAGCCTTCATACTGGGCATGTTTGTTCCAGTGTGCAACACAGCT GGTGTGTTCGGGGGTCTGAGCATCGGCCTCATGCTCTCGCTATGGGTGGCAGTGGGTGGCAGCCTCTATCCAGCCCCTGCTGA
- the SLC5A5 gene encoding sodium/iodide cotransporter isoform X2, with amino-acid sequence MLLSMLTHLHLDNQPVLPLAAVLLPLQCPVPPAGPCPLVPMGAVPTPPEMWAPDPLTFTLWDYGVFGLMLLISTAIGLFHGLSKGGQKTSEDFFMGGRRMAAIPVGLSLSASFMSAIQVLGVPAEAYRYGSKFLWMCLGQLLNTLLTAYLFLPVFYRLGLTSTYEYLERRFGRSVRLCGTLQYVVATTLYTGIVIYAPALILNQVTGLDIWASLLSTGAICTFYTTIGGMKAVIWTDVFQVFVMLSGFLAVIIRGLLLLGGPSKALAIATNGSRVNFGDFDLDPRSRYTFWTFLLGGTLVWLSMYGVNQAQVQRYVACKSEREARIALLVNQVGLFCIVSSAVACGLVMFVLYKDCDPLLAGHISAPDQYMPYLVLDIFQTSPGVPGLFLACAYSGTLSTASTSINAMAAVTVEDLVKPQLPTLSPRRLMLISKGLSLFYGTACITVAALASLLGAACCRALHRHGGDQRPIAWSLHTGHVCSSVQHSWCVRGSEHRPHALAMGGSGWQPLSSPC; translated from the exons ATGCTCCTCTCCATGCTCACACATCTGCACCTTGATAACCAGCCAGTGCTCCctcttgctgcagtgctgctgcccctgcAGTGCCCTGTCCCACCTGCAGGTCCTTGTCCCCTTGTGCCCATGGGGGCCGTCCCCACACCACCGGAGATGTGGGCACCGGATCCCCTCACCTTCACCCTCTGGGATTACGGCGTCTTTGGGTTGATGCTGCTCATCTCCACGGCCATCGGGCTGTTCCACGGGCTGTCTAAAGGTGGCCAGAAGACCTCAGAGGATTTCTTTATGGGCGGCCGGCGCATGGCAGCAATACCAGTGGGGCTCTCGTTGTCGGCCAGCTTCATGTCAGCCATCCAAGTGCTGGGGGTGCCAGCAGAGGCGTATCGCTACGGCTCCAAGTTCCTCTGGATGTGCCTGGGGCAGCTGCTCAACACTCTGCTCACTGCTTACCTCTTCTTGCCCGTCTTCTACCGCCTGGGGCTCACCAGCACCTACGAG TACCTGGAGAGGAGGTTCGGACGGAGCGTGAGGCTCTGTGGGACCCTGCAGTATGTGGTGGCTACG ACGCTGTACACAGGGATCGTCATCTATGCCCCTGCCCTGATCCTCAATCAAG TGACTGGTCTGGACATCTGGGCATCCCTGCTCTCCACTGGAGCCATCTGCACCTTTTACACCACTATA GGAGGGATGAAGGCTGTCATCTGGACCGACGTCTTCCAGGTCTTCGTTATGCTCTCTGGGTTCCTTGCTGTCATCATCcgggggctgctgctgctggggggtcCCTCCAAGGCACTGGCCATTGCCACCAATGGATCCAGGGTGAACTTTGGAGA CTTTGACCTCGACCCCCGGAGCCGTTACACCTTCTGGACCTTCCTGCTGGGCGGCACGTTGGTCTGGCTCTCCATGTACGGCGTGAACCAGGCTCAGGTCCAGCGCTACGTGGCCTGCAAGAGCGAGAGGGAGGCGAGGAT AGCGCTGCTGGTCAATCAAGTGGGGCTCTTCTGCATCGTCTCCAGCGCGGTGGCCTGTGGCCTTGTGATGTTTGTGCTCTACAAGGACTGTGACCCCCTCCTGGCCGGCCACATCTCAGCCCCTGACCAA TACATGCCCTACCTGGTCCTCGACATCTTCCAGACGTCTCCTGGGGTACCTGGACTGTTCTTGGCCTGTGCCTACAGCGGGACCCTGAG caccGCCTCCACCAGCATCAACGCCATGGCAGCCGTCACTGTGGAGGACCTGGTGAAGCCCCAGCTGCCCACGCTGTCACCACGGAGGCTGATGTTGATCTCCAAGGGGTTGT CACTGTTCTATGGCACTGCCTGCATCACGGTGGCTGCGCTGGCTTCACTGCTGGGTGCGGCGTGCTGCAG GGCTCTTCACCGTCATGGGGGTGATCAGCGGCCCATTGCTTGGAGCCTTCATACTGGGCATGTTTGTTCCAGTGTGCAACACAGCT GGTGTGTTCGGGGGTCTGAGCATCGGCCTCATGCTCTCGCTATGGGTGGCAGTGGGTGGCAGCCTCTATCCAGCCCCTGCTGA
- the GADD45B gene encoding growth arrest and DNA damage-inducible protein GADD45 beta: MTLEELLPCDSPRMRAVGAALERLLAAAQRSARLSVGVYEAAKLLNADPDSVVLCVLATDEEDEGDIALQIHFTLIQAFCCDNDIHIVRVAGMRRLAAVLGEPEPGSEPRDLHCLLVTMPHADAWQSHGLAEVAKYCAESRDRNQWVPVVRLQER, translated from the exons ATGACcttggaggagctgctgccgtGCGACAGCCCGAG GATGCGCGCTGTCGGAGCGGCGCTGGAGCGGCTGTTGGCGGCGGCGCAGCGCAGCGCTCGGCTCAGCGTGGGGGTCTATGAGGCCGCCAAGCTGCTGAACGC GGACCCTGACAGCGTGGTGCTGTGCGTATTGGCCACCGACGAAGAGGACGAAGGGGATATCGCCCTTCAGATCCATTTCACGCTGATCCAAGCCTTCTGTTGTGACAACGACATCCACATCGTGCGGGTAGCCGGCATGAGGCGCCTGgcggctgtgctgggagagccGGAGCCGGGATCCGAGCCTCGAGATCTGCATTGCCTGCTGGTCACG ATGCCACACGCAGATGCCTGGCAGAGCCACGGTTTGGCAGAGGTGGCCAAATACTGCGCCGAGAGCCGTGACCGTAACCAATGGGTGCCTGTAGTGAGGCTGCAGGAGCGCTGA